The genome window tggggaggggccagggcttCTGCGTCCCTGAGTTCAATCTATTAACAGTAACATCTTGGAGAGTGAAAGTGAGGAAACAGTAAATTGCTGTATCACCTCATCTAAACAATGATAACCAATTATACGTTAACAAATAAcgtttttattaaaaagtcagattttgcaaattaaaaaaaaacgaGAAACGTcggttttttacatttttacaagtCTGTTTATTGTCTGGCTATATAGAAGGAAGGAGGATTTTCATGTCTGCTTCTGCATCCAGTCTCTTAATGTGTTATGTTGGTTGAATTATATGAAGACTGTCCAGCATCACACAGACATGTGGTTGGAAGAGGGAGGCGTATTTTTATAACCCTCCGGGGACTCGTAATCTTCTCTGGGACTACACCCAGATTCCACAAGTGTGTTTTCTTCCCAGCTGCAGTGTGGAATCCAGCAACCATATCAATGATTTCACTCTCATGTTGTCCGTCTTGTACTTTGAATACATACTTTATCCGTACGTGATTTCATAATAGAATGCACtggtcattttgaaaatgttgattcATGAAGTCATGCATATCTTCCAAATGGTAATGCCCGTCATTATAcaacatgaaaaataacttttttttttttatcaccaccAGTCTCATTAGAAAAGTCTATGTATTGGAAAGCTGTCAATCTCTTGGGGCAGATCCAAATTTTaccaaatctgaattttcttttgaaagccTGAATtgcatcattggcaaatatcgtCAGCTGTTTTCTTAAGACACGCTCACTTAGCTCACTTGGGAGGAAATGTCTAGCAAACATCCTGGTTGGAACAACTATGGTTACTGGGTGACGGTCCAGCTTGCAGCTCAGTCACACCAGGGGTTTCCTCAAAACGGCATCACACTTGGGTATTCGCTAGGAAGGATGTCTGTTTACTTCCCCTTTTGTGACAGAGAATATTAAGAAGATGTCTACTCAGGATGGACTTCATAAGTGAAGGATTCTTACTACTCCCTCGGGGACATTGTGAGAAAGTGGGCTTTGTTCTTGTCGTCGTAGTGCAGGGTGTGAAGAACACCCTCCTTCTGGCAGGACCGTGCTCGGGTGCCAGCAGCGGGCGCCATCTCGCTGCCTTTGCCCACTGACTTGCACGAGCCTCTGTGCCCTGAAATAGACCAGTAACTTCCCAGAGCTATTACGAAAATTATCTTCCCCGGCCACCTCGTACTTCAAGAACGCAGCTCTCATGGCCATTGTTCAGGGTACTTCAGGTTGCAGGTAACAGAAATCCAAGTTGCTCAAGCAAAGGAAACCAAGACATGTTGGCTGAGGTGACTGAGGAGGGTGCAGTCGGGCTCACGTCAGACTTGCCCTGGGCTGAAGGAAAGGTAacagccctccctccctgcctccctcctggtATCTTAACTCTCTCCTCCCTGCGCTGGTTTAATTCTCATCTACTGCGatgagctctgtccccacatgtcaGGGAACAGCCACCAGTAGCTCCAAAACCCTGCTTGCTTGTAATTCAAGAAAAAGGAGCTTTTGCTGTAGTGTCTGGATCTCAGTGTCACGGAAGCGTCCTGGTGGCCCTGGGATCTCTGTGGGAGCCCGAGGTCCCCTTGGCCCTCCAGGGTGGTGCTGGACCTGACCGCAGCTGAGGGAGAGACGTGGCCCCGGAAGACAAGGCTTGTGCTGGGCACACAAGCCAGCTGATGCTGCGACCATCACTAATTGCCAAGAGtccctacattttttttttttaaatactgactCCTTAGCTTAAAGgagccttaatttttaaaaaattttttttttagattttattggggaaggtgaacaggactttattggggaacagtgtgtgcttccaggacttttttccaagtcaagttgttgactgttttccaagtcaagttgttgtcttttcaatcttagttgtggagggtgccgttcagcttcaagttgttgttctttcagtcttagttgtggagggcgcagctcagccccaggtccagttgccgttgttagttgcagaggacacagcccaccatcccttgcgcaagtcgaaccggcaaccttgtggttgagaggacacactccaaccaactgagccatccgggagctcagcagcagctcagctgaaggtgccatgttcaatcttagttgcagggggcagagctcaccatcccttgtgggactcgaggagttgaaccggcaaccttgtggttgagagcccactggcccatgtgggaatcgaactggcagcctttggagttaggagcatggagctctaaccgcctgagccaccggcccagGCCAGCCCCCAAGGGTCCCTACATTTTGCGTGCTCCTAGTAAAGAGAACAGGAGACATCTGCTAACTGCTCTCGCTCAGCATGCCTGCTGCCGCCAGGTCCCCTGCCTCCAGGCCCCCAACTGACACCCAGTTCCAGGGAGGAGCCTGGTCCAAATAACGTCACTGTTAGGGCCGAAACTCAGCTGCCGTCTTCTACATGGAACAACCTGGAGGGCTTGCTGGGAAACACAGCAAATGCGAAGGGATAACGAGCATAATAAATAACAAGAAGACACGGCGATAGCCAGAAAGCCACGTAGGAGCCCCTGGATGAAAAGTGTTGTTTCGAAGGCATTTTCAAGGAAAGAGCTGAAGAACAAGTTTGCTGTGAAACACAGGGCCCTTCTCTAAGTCAGTGTGGGGGTGACAGCAAGACCTGCAATGCAAACCCAAGGGCCTGTCCTGTGCCCCAGACGTCAGGAAAACCTGGCACGTTCACCAAAAGCACATAAAACGATGCGACTTGAACGCCATGACACTGCATGACAGACTCAGGAAACCGTTCTCTCTTGCATCCATTTGAAAACTTCCAATAATAATGTTTGCAAAGTTACAGTATCTTGAATTAAGAAATAAGCCATCTGTGCATGTACATTTTCTTAAGGGGGAGCCTGGGTCTGGATTTCGCAACAAAGAAGTAACGTCCAGAATCAGCAGCCTGGAGTCCAGTCAGCAAAATTTCCTTcaaactacagtggtacctcggttttcaaatgtctccgttgacgaacatttcagtttacgaacactgtaaattttatggatctatagtATCATTAGACTGTacaattcatgctaaatttgcagttttaggggttgattttaaaggtctagAACAGATTAATCccttttgcattactttctatgaggaaactgtgcctcggttttcgaccGTTTCAGAACTTGAGCGGTCTTCCGGCAGATTActttcgaaaaccgaggtaccactgtaattaaaaggaaaacatctcTCCTGGCCTTCATACATTTCTGAAATGAGACAGAAGACATTCCTGCACCTCCAGGCTGTCTCCTGGGTCGCAGGCTCATTTGCAGCACTTCAGCGAATCACCCCAAACCTTTGGGCTTCTGAGAGGATAATCACACCTGCTGTGCATTCCAGGGCGAGGCCCCAGCTCAGTGCTCATGTCAGCACGTTGGGAGTGTACTGCCCCGACACTTGTCCAGTGAAGCATTTCCCCAGTGTGTTCCATGTCACGTAAGTTGAGAGAGATCGTTGGCAGAGTTTTAAAGTCAAAAGTTTTGAGAAATtctgcctctctcccctctgACAAGTGCTAAGGCTTGTGGTGTGGAAATTGCTTCATGgagacaaaataaacatttggggGCAGGCAGACACTGAGCCCAAGTATTCCATAGAACATTCCTTGGTGAACTGTCAAAAGTTCAGAAACGACGAAGGTAAAACCAATGGATCGCCGTAGCAGTGATTGGTGTAAGTGTGTGGTGCCCTCACCAAGACGCCAGCCTGCCTGCCACCCGGGAGCAGGGGCGCCCGACCAGCCGGGACTGGGACGCAGGCCGCGTTGTAAAGGGCTCAGAGTGTGCGGGCAGCGTCTGCTCTTTCTTCACATGGACTGTGCACAATGCCAGAATTTTCTTGAATGATAGAAAATTGGTCAGTGGTTACACCTCAGCagttttggggaaacagtttAAGTTTTGCTCAATCTCCAGATGCGTAATCAAGAAGCTCGTCTCCCCAGTAAGCGAGTTCAGCGTCTTGTGTGACCTCGCGGGTTGGTCTGGTCAGGGGAGTTTCAGGACTGGTCTTTGTTTTTGCTGCTAACACCAGCACTGGGGGCCAGAAGCAGGGACATGAGAACTCCAAAAACTAAAACATTGGGCTAAATCTTAGCACAAAACCACAACAATGTATAAACACTAGATACTGAACTTTGAACCATCAGCATAGTTTTTCAGAAAGCCAATCTCACTCTGATGGAGAGCAAACTGGTACCAACAGGACAGTCCCACCAgtcgagtgtgtgtgtgtgttgggggggcgGAGGTGGCGGGAGAACAGGGAAGCAGAATTGTGCTTGTAGGAGGCGTGGCCAGGAAAGCTCCATGTTGAATGACATTAGAGCAGACATGGGAAGGAGGGACCCACCAAAATAGGATATAGAATATCAGCGTTTTGCAACCCGACTAATGGATCCAGGCACTGAGAATCAGCAGCTGCCAACATCAGACAAGATGAAAACCAGCCATTTTCTGATGAAAGCACACAGCCACCTATCATCTTGCCAAACGTACGGAACCTGATTCTAATCAAGCCTCAGGATCCAGTTGCCAATttggaggaaacagaagaaaatgctaGACTGCACCACGAGCACATAAACAGCAAAATGGACACTGGGAAACCACAGGACAAATGGCCCAGGTTCTTCATGAGATAAACTGTAAGGAGAACAACAGGATAGGGCAGGGGGACTGTAAATTAAAGAGACTTAAAACTAAAGAGAtatcaaattagaaaagaaaaaaggagacaagACTAAAGAGCCATAAATAATCAAAGGAAGTCGTTTCCGTAAAAGTCAGGATTCCTTTTTGAGGGAGGGACACTTGGGGACCCTTCTGGGGTGTCTGGaaagttctatttcttgacttAGGTGGAGGTGACAGGGGTATCCACTTGTGATAATAATTCAATGAGCTATGTATTTGTTTGTGtcattttctgtatgtttctATGATAAAAGGGtaagaaagatataaataaacGACAATGTCAaacattgttttttaacttgCACAGTTAACAAAAACAGCCAAAGAAAATTTTAGGCTTCATTTGTGCATCTTCgcctttatcttttttattttcaacttttttatttattttaagtgtgtttttccaggaagcAGCAGTTCCAAGAAGTTGTTTCAATGTGGTTATGCAGGGCGCAGTTCAcggtggcccatgtagggatggAAACAGCAACCCTGTTTATAAAGAGCActgcgctctgaccaactgagctaaccagccgtcCCCACTTAACACTTTTTATTAGAATGCCATCTTGTCTTTCTGACTCAGTTTGTCCGTGTCTGCATGGACAGTGACGCTCCTCCGGCAGTTTCAGTTTTCACACCGCTAAGTGATGTCACAAAAAGCCAGTGGCTCCTGTTTGTCCGAGAGTGACAGTAACCTCGTTCAGTCTTCAGATTGCTTGGCTCCTTCTCTCGCCAGTCTGTCAGCCTCCTCGTTGCCCACAAATCCTGAATGACCAGGAACGTGCATCTGGTAAACAGAGGTTTGCCTTTTACTTTCACATCCTCGCTGTACAGTTACCTGCTCGGTGGCTGCGTAGGAGGAAAGCTCTccgcagcccctcccccaacacttCCGCCTGCAGTGACTCTTCCCACCATGCTCTCCCCAGACATGCTCAAAACCCCATTCAGAGTCAACGCCAGTGGGTCTTCCTATTTGTGTGGCTTTCCCTACTTAAAATGGCACattatggatggatggatggatgggtggataggtGTGTGCAGACACACATATTCACTCTGTAATTGCTGTTAAAAAGAAGGGCTGGGgcggctcaggcagttggagccccaagctcctaacgccaaggtcgctggttcaattcccacatgggccagtgagctgcgccctctacagctaagattgtgaacaacggctctccctggaccTGGGCTACGGTGAGCTGCTGTGGCTGTTGTGGGCCAACtgagtgctgccgtgggctgctgagggctgctgcaggctgctgaggGCTGCGGGGCTGCCGATCAACAGgcgggggagtgcaaggctcataacaccagcatgggtcagggagctgcgccctacagctagactgagaaacaatggcttacaAACCAGGGGCGGGgggcaaaaataaaggaaaaaaagaaaggatctaATAATTAAGATTAGACTAgagctaaaaacaacaacaaaaacaaacaaaaagaagggCTGTGCTTATTTGATTTAACCACCGTGTACATTTACATGCCTGAAAGGCAGGCTTAAATGTCAGGTTAGCAAACTGTGGTCccggggtggggagcagggagggttAAGAAAATGGTGTGGGTCATCTTGCTCTgtattgtttgaaaaaataattttagcaaaaATGATCTATTGTAAGAAAAATACCTCCATTTTGGAAAAAGTCATGTTACTAACTTTATCTCaacaaaatacattataaatcAGCTTTATCTAAGGTTATGGCTGCTTCCGCAGAAACCAATAGGCTGACTCTTCCAAGTCACGTTGCTGGTGAGGAGGTGTGCCCTGGCGAGGACAGCGGAAAGAACACAGAACAAAGCGTTCTATACAGAATGACACCATCTTGTTACAGGACCGAAACAATCAAATGTGTCCGAGCGTACTCTATGACACTCGTTTCACGGAAACGAAGTCACTGACGTCACTGGGCCACTTACAGCACCCCTGCTTTCCTGGCTCGCTGAGCTGCTGGGCCCACGTAGGAGACACTCACCCACCGAATGTCCATGCCTTGGACAAGTTTCTCCAGTCCCATGAAGTCCTCTTTGTTGATCACCTCTTTCCCGGTGCTTGTTCTCCACCCGTTGTTCTTCCAACCTTGAACCCAATTGGTGAtccctaaaaaaaaaatgcattcacagACTGATGAATCGCAAACGTTCTGGTCTTCTTTCCTTCCAGGACTTCCCTCTCACACTTGCTTCCACTTGTATTCCGAGTAGCATTCTGgactcttttttccttccctgggcTGTGCACAGACATGAAACATCCCCTTTCTCATCCCTTTACTCTAACTTGTACTTGACCTACGGCTCTCAAACCAAgaagtcacctcctccaggaagccctccagcCTTCAGCACCCCGCCCTGTGTTCCTACCCATGGCATTTCCCAAAGAAGCCGTCAGCATGCGATCGTCACTTTCTAACACACTTAGACTCCAAGTACAGGGACCTATCTACCTTACTGCCAAGTCTTCAGTGCCTGGCAAATACCTATGTGGCAAATATTGGGGCAGCAGACCTGGGACTCCAAAATCCACCACCTTTTCTTTTCTACCTGACAAACCAAATGTGTCCCCATTTACACGTGGGTCCCGCCCAGATACAATACCTCCTACTGGAAAGGAAATACCTATTTCTCTGCAAATTTACTAGAAAAACACtcaaagtaaaacataaaagcTTACCATTGATGGTAAACATACTGTCTGTATAGAGAACCAACTTGTTGATGTTTTGAGCCCTTGCTTGTTCAATGGCTTTACAGGCTGCCTTGAAGAAACAAGTCTGTCATCATGCTACAGAAACTGTTCAACTTTCGAcattattaatattcaaaattacttcaaaatttaaacattccttctttttctatgcTACCTGTAATAATTACATTCTTTATATGAAACAATGCTACATGTACAATTCTGTTTAGACAtctatttgaaatgtttcataatttttctagaaaattccTATCCTTCAGAATTGTTACTAACCCCAAACTATGTTTCTTCTGGACTTTGAGTATCTTATACATATTTGTAGATAATAAAAAGCTCATGCTTAATGCCAAAGAATGATAAACTTGCTTTTAGTGGAAAAATTAGCTGATAACTTACGTGAATTTCTGCTCTTTGGTTGGTTTGTCGTCCAGAAAGTCTAATACCTACGTTTCTGGTTTCAAAACagtacaaaagaaataaagtcatAAAGCTAATTCTCAAAGTGACACCTTAAGTCTCTTAAAAAAGAACAGgcctctatatatttttatttgaccatGAAACGATCATATGGAAACAGCCTTTAGAAACCAAACCAATGGCATTAAGCATTTTATTGAAAAGTACCATGTGTGCTGTTGTAGAAGGAAACCGGCCCAGAAGCAAAGGGAAGTTTCATTTTGGAACCCGAAACACATCAGTGGGTGGCACTGATGTGTCCACACAGGTTCGCTACCACTTACAGGGTTTGAAGTGAAAACAAACCAAAGTGAAAGAAATTCACAGACCGTAAAGCTTGAGAGAAGTGTGCGGGGGAATATTTAATGGTCAGCTCACATGAAACACGCCGTGCTGTGGGCATCGGCGGACCTGGCCGGGGGAAGCTCAGACTGGCGGTGGCTGCCCCACTCGGTGGCGTCCCTTTTATACTGAACCTGAAGGCTATCCGTTCCTATTCAGGATCTTTCACATTCAGGGGCCACATCACCTTGACTTTGTGAGAAACAAGGTCAAGCCTCTAAGCTCTCACATCCTCAGAAGGGTTGGTGCTATGACGGGTCCCCAGTCCTGTGACTTGCCCCCTTGCATCCTTGCCAAAACCGTCTCCTAGGGAGACCTGTGACTCTcttggaggggtggggacagtgaGGTTGTTTTGGTGTAATATCTTATTGGCGAGACAGAGACTTGTCACGATTTAGGGCAAGGAGAGCAATATTAAGGTACTTTTGTTCTGAAGAACACAGCTGTCAGTGTCCCCGTGAATCAAAGCTTGTCCTTCTGCTGTCCCCTGGCAAAGCTGCCTGTCAAACAAACAATAAGCAGGGCCTGCCTCATTCTCTCACAAGTTTTGGAATATGACCTGGTAAAACACGAAGCTTACAAATCTCCGCTTCTTTTGTTTACTTACAAAGGATGGCCCGGGCCCCAGTAAACACCGATTCCTGCTCGTGCTCTCCTCCGCCCATTACTGGAGCAGCAGCCGTCGGTGTAGACGACGACGTATTCTCCTGTAACACGGAAACACAGTGAGTGCCAGGGGTCCAACTTACTAAAAAGGGAAATTCACCTAAACATTTACTCAGGTTGCATTAGTGTTTTCAACTGAGAGGGTCGTTCACAATTCTGTAGCAGTTTTCTGTCCAAAGAAACATTACCAGTTGCGTACATGAGGGCACGTGACACTTCTGCCAGGACTCCACTCATATTTCAGTCCCAAATACGAGGCATGTCCCAGGGGAAGGCATCATTTCAGAAACCTA of Rhinolophus sinicus isolate RSC01 linkage group LG05, ASM3656204v1, whole genome shotgun sequence contains these proteins:
- the RNASEH1 gene encoding ribonuclease H1 isoform X3, translated to MWSLFFLRKEPDCLRSRQKDGRVQESQVKGSKRLREPVAEGDQNAEPCAKHVKASAEAALPVGKDSFSYMGEYVVVYTDGCCSSNGRRRARAGIGVYWGPGHPLNVGIRLSGRQTNQRAEIHAACKAIEQARAQNINKLVLYTDSMFTINGITNWVQGWKNNGWRTSTGKEVINKEDFMGLEKLVQGMDIRWMHVPGHSGFVGNEEADRLAREGAKQSED
- the RNASEH1 gene encoding ribonuclease H1 isoform X2; the protein is MTRLLGVTRRVAVAAVRCGSFGCGALGMFYAVRRGRQAGVFLTWDECRAQVDRFPAARFKKFASEEDAWAFVRSSGSPGGSAGQKDGRVQESQVKGSKRLREPVAEGDQNAEPCAKHVKASAEAALPVGKDSFSYMGEYVVVYTDGCCSSNGRRRARAGIGVYWGPGHPLNVGIRLSGRQTNQRAEIHAACKAIEQARAQNINKLVLYTDSMFTINGITNWVQGWKNNGWRTSTGKEVINKEDFMGLEKLVQGMDIRWMHVPGHSGFVGNEEADRLAREGAKQSED
- the RNASEH1 gene encoding ribonuclease H1 isoform X1, translated to MTRLLGVTRRVAVAAVRCGSFGCGALGMFYAVRRGRQAGVFLTWDECRAQVDRFPAARFKKFASEEDAWAFVRSSGSPGGSAGQKDGRVQESQVKGSKRLREPVAEGDQNAEPCAKHVKASAEAALPVGKDSFSYMGEYVVVYTDGCCSSNGRRRARAGIGVYWGPGHPFFETRNVGIRLSGRQTNQRAEIHAACKAIEQARAQNINKLVLYTDSMFTINGITNWVQGWKNNGWRTSTGKEVINKEDFMGLEKLVQGMDIRWMHVPGHSGFVGNEEADRLAREGAKQSED